In Fusarium falciforme chromosome 10, complete sequence, a single genomic region encodes these proteins:
- a CDS encoding Nitrate reductase produces the protein METPPTTALQSIPENSESSLIGSLPPTPPDTAKPSRISSFHDLQQIPPIGLPSIESIKPYALPPKFRSKEVLPEDLKTPDNYVKRDPRLIRLTGVHPFNVEAPLSELYDQGFLTNEDLHYVRNHGAVPKCEDADMLDWEFQVEGLVDNPIKMTVRDLLNDYEQVTYPVTLVCAGNRRKEQNMVRKTKGFSWGAAGLSTALWTGVPIGDLLAAARPKRGARYVCFEGADKLPNGYYGTSIKLNWCIDPNRGVMVAHKMNGEKLHPDHGKPVRIIIPGQIGGRSVKWLKRIIVTSEPSDNWYHIFDNRVLPTMITPEASADLPDVWKDEKYAIYDLNTNSAICYPAHDETVPFLDAPSSYKVRGYAYAGGGKRVTRAEVTLDKGKSWRLATVRYPEDDYRFAPEGDTLYGGRVDMWWREACFCWCFWELDIPIDELREADDIMIRAMDESMMVQPRDMYWSVLGMMNNPWFRVVIHKEAHSLRFEHPTQPALMPGGWMDRVKKAGGNLANGFWGEKVSGEAEDAVEQEPEKEICLTDPKVDRKITAAELKQHDGEVDPWFVVNGEVFDGTPFLEGHPGGAASIFGAAGQDVTEEFMTIHSENAKAMMPAYHIGTLDEASRAALSGDDSAEEDLNRPVFLQSKTWSKAILERKTAISSDTKIFTFKLNHDNQEIGLPTGQHLMVRLRDPATRDAIIRAYTPYSDGSEKGRLDVLIKIYYDTPQRKGGVMTQALDALPLGHFVEFKGPVGKFEYLGGGLCSIGGKERRVRRFIMVCGGSGITPIRQVLRAVMRDPTDPTPCLVFDGNRAEEDILCKTELDEIASANSERCRIIHALTNPSPSWTGVTGRVNKALCERDIGQLANNREGDELVLVCGPGPMEKSVKEIFSGMGWKEDDFVFF, from the exons ATGGAGACTCCTCCAACAACAGCTCTTCAGAGCATCCCGGAAAACTCTGAATCTTCACTTATCGGAAGCCTTCCTCCTACACCCCCAGATACAGCGAAGCCATCTCGAATAAGTAGCTTTCACGACTTGCAACAGATCCCCCCAATCGGGTTGCCATCGATAGAGTCCATCAAACCCTACGCCCTACCTCCCAAGTTCCGATCAAAAGAGGTCCTACCAGAGGATCTCAAGACTCCCGACAACTATGTCAAGCGTGACCCCCGTCTTATCCGCCTCACAGGAGTTCATCCCTTCAACGTCGAAGCACCCCTAAGCGAACTATACGACCAGGGTTTCCTCACTAACGAGGATCTTCACTATGTCCGCAACCATGGAGCCGTCCCCAAGTGCGAGGACGCCGATATGCTCGACTGGGAGTTCCAAGTCGAGGGCCTTGTCGATAACCCTATCAAGATGACAGTAAGGGATCTTCTCAACGACTACGAGCAAGTCACTTATCCCGTCACCCTCGTCTGTGCCGGAAACCGCCGCAAGGAGCAAAACATGGTTCGGAAAACAAAAGGCTTCTCCTGGGGCGCTGCTGGTCTATCGACGGCTCTTTGGACGGGCGTCCCTATCGGTGACTTGCTTGCTGCTGCGAGGCCGAAGCGAGGAGCAAGATATGTCTGTTTCGAAGGAGCAGACAAGTTGCCTAACGGATACTATGGAACTTCCATCAAGCTCAACTGGTGCATCGATCCCAACCGCGGCGTTATGGTCGCTCACAAGATGAACGGAGAGAAGCTTCACCCTGATCACGGAAAACCTGTTCGAATCATCATTCCCGGTCAGATCGGTGGGCGAAGTGTGAAGTGGCTCAAGAGGATCATTGTCACATCGGAGCCCAGCGACAACTGGTACCACATCTTCGACAACCGAGTCCTACCAACGATGATCACCCCTGAGGCCAGTGCCGACTTGCCCGATGTGTGGAAGGATGAAAAGTATGCCATCTACGACCTCAACACGAACAGCGCCATATGTTATCCCGCCCATGATGAGACTGTCCCGTTCCTGGACGCCCCATCAAGTTACAAAGTCCGAGGATACGCCTATGCCGGCGGTGGAAAGCGTGTCACTAGGGCAGAAGTTACCCTTGATAAGGGCAAGTCTTGGCGGCTGGCCACTGTTCGATATCCCGAAGATGATTACCGATTCGCGCCTGAGGGAGACACTCTGTATGGCGGGCGAGTCGACATGTGGTGGCGTGAGGCGTGTTTCTGCTGGTGCTTCTGGGAACTTGACATTCCTATTGACGAGCTCCGTGAGGCAGACGATATCATGATCCGGGCAATGGATGAATCCATGATGGTCCAGCCTCGTGACATGTACTGGAGCGTCCTCGGTATGATGAATAACCCCTGGTTCCGCGTCGTCATCCATAAGGAAGCCCACTCACTTCGGTTCGAGCACCCTACACAACCGGCCTTGATGCCAGGAGGCTGGATGGACCGCGTCAAAAAGGCCGGCGGGAATCTCGCCAACGGCTTCTGGGGTGAAAAGGTCTCTGGTGAAGCAGAAGATGCCGTGGAGCAGGAGCCTGAAAAGGAGATCTGCTTGACCGACCCCAAGGTTGATCGCAAGATCACGGCTGCTGAGCTCAAGCAGCATGATGGCGAGGTTGATCCTTGGTTTGTCGTCAATGGCGAAGTGTTTGACGGGACGCCTTTCTTGGAAGGCCATCCCGGTGGTGCGGCGTCCATCTTTGGCGCTGCTGGCCAAGACGTGACTGAAGAATTCATGACTATTC ACAGTGAAAacgccaaggccatgatgcCAGCCTACCACATCGGTACCCTGGACGAAGCCTCCCGTGCCGCCCTCAGCGGCGACGACTCGGCAGAAGAGGATCTGAACCGTCCCGTCTTCCTCCAGTCTAAGACGTGGAGTAAAGCTATTCTGGAGCGCAAGACGGCCATCTCGTCCGACACAAAGATCTTCACCTTCAAGCTTAACCATGACAATCAGGAGATTGGTCTCCCCACTGGTCAGCATCTCATGGTGCGCCTCCGTGACCCGGCGACCCGCGATGCTATCATCCGTGCCTACACACCCTACTCAGACGGTTCGGAGAAGGGGCGGCTCGATGTGCTCATCAAGATCTACTACGACACGCCCCAACGCAAGGGCGGCGTCATGACACAGGCTCTCGACGCTCTTCCTCTAGGACACTTTGTCGAGTTCAAGGGTCCCGTTGGCAAGTTTGAGTATCTCGGCGGTGGACTCTGCTCCATCGGCGGCAAAGAACGCCGTGTCCGCCGTTTCATCATGGTCTGCGGCGGATCTGGCATCACCCCGATCCGTCAGGTCCTCCGTGCCGTGATGCGCGACCCCACTGATCCAACGCCCTGTCTCGTCTTTGACGGTAACCGCGCCGAGGAAGACATTCTCTGCAAGACAGAGCTCGATGAGATAGCTTCGGCCAACTCTGAGAGGTGTCGCATCATACATGCTCTCACCAACCCATCACCGTCGTGGACGGGAGTGACTGGGCGCGTGAACAAGGCGTTGTGCGAGAGAGACATAGGCCAGCTCGCCAACAATAGAGAGGGCGATGAACTGGTACTTGTATGCGGACCTGGTCCGATGGAGAAGAGTGTCAAAGAGATATTCTCAGGAATGGGCTGGAAGGAAGATGATTTTGTCTTTTTCTAA
- a CDS encoding Eukaryotic translation initiation factor 5B produces MPPKKKGNKKNQQDDWEAELGESIAPPAANDDAPAGDDNADGDDDGGAGGLMATLRKNKEKRKKKGIVDTAPVEEEAPAEEPVNKEPVEATMDDEFDLPQKKGKGGKQNKQPAKQPEPTADDGAESGRILTKAEKEKLKKEREKQRKKEQAAAKKKGGAAAKAPQPAKAAAPEKQEEAAPAPAAEPAAAAGGKKKKIPAHLAMLQKQQEELRRQREEAVRLEAEAKAKAEEDERLAAEEEKRREEAKALKKQKEKERIEQLKKEGKYLTKAQKEEKARNERKLQQMLAAGIQVGPSEGGEKAPKSKPTDRKKKGRAQQKADEEKALAEAAERARLEAEKALKEAEEKAAREKAEAEAKAKAEKAAAESDVEDDWEAAAASDGDVKDSWDADTEDEAEKANGKAESGSKDEEQEEAEESEEESEEDEAATAAQQAELQRKREAAERREKAHQAALAARSKDNLRSPICCILGHVDTGKTKLLDKIRQTNVQEGEAGGITQQIGATYFPVEAIRQKTAVVNPDGKFEFKVPGLLVIDTPGHESFSNLRSRGSSLCNIAILVVDIMHGLEPQTLESMRMLRERKTPFIVALNKIDRLYGWKKVDNNGFQDSLALQSKAVRNEFETRLEKTKVAFAEQGFNSELFYQNKSMSKYVSLVPTSAHTGEGVPDMLKLIVQLTQERMVGSLMYLSEVQATVLEVKAIEGFGMTIDVVLSNGILREGDRIVLCGTEGAIKTNIRALLTPAPLRELRLKSAYVHNKEVKAALGVKISAPGLEGAIAGSRLMVVGPDDDEDDIEDEVESDLAVLFNRVEKSGRGVSVQASTLGSLEALLDFLKDCKIPVANVGIGPVYKRDVMQCGIMLEKAPDYAIMLCFDVKVDKEAQQYAEDQGIKIFTADIIYHLFDAFTKHMDEQLEKKKEESKMLAVFPCVLKPVKVFNKNDPIVIGVDVTEGQLRINAPIAAVRSNPTTGAKEIIKLGRVTSIEREHKQIPVCKRKEPSVAIKIEMGGSQPMYGRHLEEEETLYSLISRASIDTLKEFYRKEVSNEEWQLIIKLKPLFDIS; encoded by the exons ATgccgcccaagaagaagggaaacaagAAGAACCAGCAGGATGACTGGGAGGCCGAGCTTGGCGAGAGCATTGCCCCGCCTGCCGCCAACGACGATGCTCCTGCTGGTGACGACAACgccgacggcgacgacgatggcggcgCCGGCGGCCTGATGGCCACCCTGCGcaagaacaaggagaagcgtaagaagaagggcatcgTCGACACAGCtcccgtcgaggaggaggccccGGCCGAGGAGCCTGTGAACAAGGAGCCTGTCGAGGCAACCATGGACGACGAGTTCGATCTGCCCCAAAAGAAGGGTAAGGGCGGCAAGCAGAACAAGCAACCCGCCAAGCAGCCCGAGCCCACCGCCGACGATGGTGCCGAATCTGGCCGCATCTTgaccaaggccgagaaggagaagctgaagaaggagCGTGAGAAGCAGCGAAAGAAGGAACAG GCcgctgccaagaagaagggaggcGCCGCCGCAAAGGCCCCCCAGCCTGCTAAGGCTGCTGCCCCCgagaagcaggaggaggccgCCCCTGCGCCGGCCGCCGAGCCGGCCGCCGCGGCCggtggcaagaagaagaagattccTGCCCACCTTGCTATGCTCCAGAAGCAACAGGAGGAGCTCCGACGTCAGCGAGAAGAAGCTGTCcgcctcgaggccgaggccaaggctaaggccgaggaggatgaacgACTAgcagctgaggaggagaagcgccgcgaggaggccaaggccctcaagaagcagaaggagaaggagcgcattgagcagctcaagaaggagggcaagtACCTCACCAAGGCTcaaaaggaggagaaggcccGCAATGAGCGAAAGCTTCAGCAGATGTTGGCCGCTGGTATCCAGGTTGGCCCCTCGGAGGGTGGAGAGAAGGCCCCCAAGAGCAAGCCGACAgacaggaagaagaagggtcgAGCTCAGCAAAAG GCCGACGAAGAGAAGGCCcttgctgaggctgctgagcgtGCCAGGctggaggctgagaaggctcTGAAGGAGGCTGAAGAGAAGGCCGCCCGCGAGAAGGCTGAGGCCGAGGCtaaggccaaggctgagaaggctgcCGCCGAGAGTGACGTTGAGGACGACTGGGAggccgctgccgcctccgACGGCGATGTCAAGGATAGTTGGGATGCTGAcaccgaggatgaggctgagaaggccaACGGAAAGGCCGAGTCTGGAtccaaggacgaggagcaagaagaggccgaggagtctgaggaggagtctgaggaggacgaggccgcCACAGCTGCCCAGCAAGCTGAGCTCCAGCGAAAGcgagaggctgctgagcgCCGTGAGAAGGCTCACCAAGCTGCGCTGGCCGCCCGATCCAAGGACAACCTGCGATCCCCTATTTGCTGTATTCTGGGACACGTCGATACCGGAAAGACGAAGCTTCTGGACAAGATTCGACAGACCAACGTCCAGGAGGGCGAAGCCGGTGGTATCACACAGCAGATCGGTGCTACATACTTCCCTGTCGAGGCCATCCGACAAAAGACGGCCGTCGTCAACCCGGATGGCAAGTTCGAGTTCAAGGTCCCCGGTCTCCTGGTCATCGACACGCCTGGTCACGAGTCTTTCTCTAACCTCCGATCCCGTGGTTCCTCACTCTGCAACATCGCCATCCTGGTCGTCGATATCATGCACGGTCTTGAGCCTCAGACCCTCGAGTCTATGCGTATGCTGAGAGAGCGCAAGACCCCCTTCATCGTTGCCCTGAACAAGATTGATCGACTCTACGGCTGGAAGAAGGTTGACAACAACGGCTTCCAGGACAGTCTGGCTCTCCAGAGCAAGGCCGTCCGCAACGAGTTTGAGACTCGTCtggagaagaccaaggttgCCTTTGCTGAGCAAGGTTTCAACTCTGAGCTCTTCTACCAGAACAAGTCCATGTCCAAGTACGTTTCGCTCGTGCCCACTTCGGCGCACACGGGTGAGGGTGTCCCCGACATGTTGAAGCTCATTGTCCAGCTCACCCAGGAGCGCATGGTTGGCTCCCTCATGTACCTGTCCGAGGTCCAGGCCACCGTtctcgaggtcaaggccattgaAGGTTTCGGTATGACCATCGATGTCGTCCTGTCCAACGGTATCCTGCGTGAAGGCGACCGCATCGTACTCTGCGGTACAGAAGGTGCTATCAAGACAAATATCAGAGCTCTGCTCACCCCGGCACCTCTCAGGGAACTTCGTCTCAAGTCTGCCTATGTTCACaacaaggaggtcaaggccgcTCTGGGTGTCAAGATCAGTGCCCCTGGCCTTGAAGGCGCCATTGCCGGTTCTCGTCTGATGGTTGTCGGacctgatgatgatgaggatgacatAGAGGATGAGGTCGAGTCTGATCTCGCTGTCCTGTTCAACCGAGTCGAGAAGTCGGGTCGTGGTGTCAGTGTCCAGGCTTCGACTCTTGGTTCGCTCGAGGCCTTGCTCGACTTCCTCAAGGACTGCAAGATTCCCGTGGCCAACGTTGGTATCGGTCCCGTCTACAAGCGTGATGTCATGCAGTGTGGTATCATGTTGGAGAAGGCTCCCGACTACGCCATCATGCTCTGTTTCGATGTCAAGGTAGACAAGGAAGCGCAACAGTACGCCGAGGACCAGGGCATCAAGATCTTTACGGCTGACATTATCTACCACCTGTTCGACGCCTTCACCAAGCACATGGAtgagcagctggagaagaagaaggaggagtccAAGATGTTGGCTGTCTTCCCCTGCGTGCTCAAGCCCGTCAAGGTCTTCAACAAGAACGACCCCATCGTCATTGGTGTGGATGTTACTGAAGGTCAGCTGAGAATCAACGCTCCCATCGCCGCCGTGAGGAGCAACCCCACGACAGGCGCCAAGGAGATCATCAAGCTGGGTAGAGT AACCTCTATCGAGCGAGAGCACAAGCAGATCCCCGTATGCAAGAGAAAGGAGCCTTCTGTTGCCATCAAGATCGAGATGGGCGGCAGTCAGCCCATGTACGGCCGTcacctcgaggaggaggagactcTGTACAGTCTCATCTCGCGAGCCAGCATCGACACCCTCAAGGAGTTCTACAGAAAGGAGGTCAGCAACGAGGAGTGGcagctcatcatcaagctcaagccccTCTTTGACATTTCATAA
- a CDS encoding Chitin synthase has product MAVLDDWPLEDIVYTSIVGVVLVMACLEWFLWLAAFVYCLVKVFQKSEHWSINVLCVVVGVTFVLLRAIFLPIMVVTLPLPSQVTKLWPEEMVAFLQWFAFWSFAILLTVPWLFCIYQLVTNQLGRTKRIKQVLDDVTAPKVVVVMPCYREEPEVLIKAINSVIDCDYPAACIHVFLSFDGEQEDELYLNTIDHLGVPLTMESYPKSIDVSYRSARITVSRFPHGGKRHCQKVTFKLIDKVYEQYLKRNDNLFILFIDSDCILDKVCLQNFVYDMELSPGNTRDMLAMTGVITSTTRKHSVITLLQDMEYIHGQLFERTVESGCGSVTCLPGALTMLRFSAFRRMAKYYFVDKTEQCEDLFDFAKCHLGEDRWLTHLFMIGAKKRYQIQMCTSAFCKTEAVQTYRSLIKQRRRWFLGFITNEVCMLTDWRLWKRYPILILVRFMQNTIRTTALLFFIMVLALMTTVKKVDDLPVGFIAISLGLNWMLMLYFGAKLRRFKIWLYPLMFILNPFYNWYYMVYGIFTAGQRTWGGPRADAAAADTHTTAREAVEQAEKQGDELNVVPETFRAAHEARRAASKGESAATSSLGRSRSVVRPPDKIDGKFSARQKTASGTYLHPDELDASADDVESGTYTRPQLRERDSFDSIVSSGSIGFGVCTPRRMKLLMGEEDRRKYEIAQQMQTQASEVGNMQAVLPGRKLSDSPLRRANYLASRNARHLHDQGQYGRVAQGEPNEGSNIGSTEEVASPAQERGQSRLGENMSFASRMARGLKQSR; this is encoded by the exons ATGGCGGTGCTGGATGACTGGCCTTTGGAAGAT ATTGTTTATACGAGTATCGTGGGTGTGGTTCTGGTGATGGCCTGCCTCGAATGGTTTCTCTGGCTGGCTGCTTTTGTTTACTGCCTTGTCAAGGTCTTCCAAAAGTCAGAGCACTGGTCCATCAATGTACTTTGCGTCGTTGTTGGCGTCACATTTGTTCTACTCCG CGCCATCTTCCTTCCAATCATGGTAGTGACGCTGCCATTGCCGAGCCAGGTTACCAAGCTATGGCCAGAAGAGATGGTGGCGTTTCTCCAGTGGTTCGCCTTTTGGAGCTTCGCCATATTGCTTACAGTCCCTTGGCTGTTCTGCATCTATCAGCTCGTGACTAATCAACTCGGCCGGACGAAGCGCATCAAGCAGGTTCTCGACGATGTGACTGCGCCTAAAGTCGTTGTTGTGATGCCCTGCTATCGAGAAGAGCCCGAAGTCCTCATCAAAGCTATCAATTCCGTCATCGATTGCGATTATCCAGCCGCATGTATCCACGTTTTCTTATCCTTCGACGGCGAGCAAGAAGACGAGCTAtatctcaacaccatcgaccATCTTGGCGTGCCACTCACGATGGAGTCGTATCCTAAGAGCATCGACGTAAGCTACCGCTCGGCTCGTATAACCGTTTCTCGATTCCCTCATGGAGGCAAGCGTCACTGTCAAAAAGTGACTTTCAAGCTCATTGACAAAGTGTACGAACAATACCTCAAGCGAAACGACAATCTATTCATCCTCTTTATCGACTCGGATTGCATCTTGGACAAGGTTTGCCTTCAAAACTTTGTCTACGATATGGAGCTTAGTCCCGGCAATACTAGAGACATGCTGGCCATGACTGGCGTCATCacctcgacgacgagaaaACATAGTGTTATCACCCTGTTACAGGACATGGAGTACATACATGGGCAGTTGTTTGAGCGGACTGTCGAGTCCGGGTGTGGCTCTGTTACTTGTCTACCTGGTGCGCTGACGATGTTACGGTTCTCGGCGTTCCGGCGTATGGCCAAGTACTACTTTGTGGACAAGACGGAGCAGTGCGAGGATCTGTTCGACTTCGCCAAGTGCCACCTAGGGGAGGATCGCTGGCTGACACATCTCTTCATGATCGGAGCCAAGAAGCGATACCAGATCCAGATGTGCACGTCGGCATTCTGCAAGACGGAAGCTGTTCAGACCTATCGGTCCCTGATTAAGCAGCGGCGCCGATGGTTCCTTGGCTTCATCACCAACGAAGTATGCATGTTGACGGATTGGCGCCTGTGGAAGCGATACCCAATCCTCATTCTAGTCCGATTCATGCAAAACACCATCCGGACGACGGCCTTGCTATTCTTTATCATGGTCCTAGCCCTGATGACAACAGTCAAGAAAGTGGACGATCTTCCCGTGGGATTCATCGCCATCTCTCTAGGCCTCAActggatgctgatgctgtACTTTGGAGCGAAGCTCCGACGGTTCAAAATCTGGCTGTACCCGCTCATGTTTATTCTAAACCCGTTTTACAACTGGTATTACATGGTGTACGGGATCTTCACGGCAGGGCAGCGAACATGGGGTGGACCGCGAGCAGATGCTGCAGCAGCAGACACGCACACGACCGCACGGGAAGCTGTGGAACAGGCCGAAAAGCAGGGTGATGAGCTGAACGTGGTTCCAGAGACATTCAGAGCAGCACACGAAGCTCGAAGAGCAGCGTCAAAGGGAGAGTCAGCCGCAACGAGCAGTCTCGGACGGTCCAGGAGCGTGGTGCGGCCGCCAGACAAGATTGATGGCAAGTTCTCAGCTCGTCAGAAGACGGCATCGGGAACATATCTACATCCAGATGAGCTGGATGCAAGCGCAGATGATGTCGAGTCAGGGACATACACCAGACCCCAGTTACGGGAGCGAGACTCTTTTGACAGCATTGTATCTAGCGGAAGCATAGGCTTTGGGGTGTGCACACCACGACGAATGAAGCTTCTCATGGGTGAAGAAGACCGTCGCAAGTACGAGATTGCACAGCAGATGCAAACGCAGGCTTCAGAAGTGGGCAACATGCAGGCGGTTCTACCCGGCCGGAAGCTGTCGGATTCCCCTCTGAGACGAGCAAACTATCTGGCCAGTAGAAATGCAAGGCACCTACATGATCAAGGGCAGTACGGTCGAGTTGCCCAAGGCGAGCCAAACGAGGGATCCAACATTGGCTCGACGGAGGAGGTGGCTAGTCCAGCCCAGGAGAGAGGGCAGTCCAGGCTTGGTGAGAATATGTCGTTTGCGAGCCGGATGGCGAGAGGATTGAAGCAAAGCAGATAA